The Calditrichota bacterium nucleotide sequence ATAGGGCGGACAGAAATGTCCGCCCTCCGGACGCGATAAATCGCGCCCCTACCAATGCATTGTCCACCTTCGGTGTCTCTGTTCCAGTCCGGCCTGCGCGGGAATGACGGAATCGGCGGATCGGAATCCGCCCCTACGCGGGAATGACGCCTCCGGGTTCCCGCCTACGCCCGCTTCCGCTTGCCTTCGACCGGCACGAGCCGCGGTTCGCCTTTGCCTTCGACGGCTTCACGGGTGATGACCACTTCGCCGATACCCTCGAGATCGGGCAGGTCGAACATAATCCCCGTCATCACCATCTCCACGGCGGAGCGAAGCGCCCGCGCTCCGGTGTCGCGACGGATAGCCTCGTCAACCAGCGCGTCGAGCGCGTCGGGAGCGAACGTGAGTCGGACGCCTTCCATCTCGAAGAGCCGGGCATATTGTTTGACGAGGGCGTTCTTCGGCTCGGTCAGGATGGAGTGAAGCGCTTCCTTCGAGAGGCGGTCGAGCGTCGCGACGACCGGCAGCCGTCCGATCAGTTCCGGGATGAGACCGAACTTGAGCAAGTCCTCCGGCTGGGTCTGCTTGACGAGGTCGTAGTAGCCCATCCGGCGCCGTCCACGGACTTCGGCCTCGAAGCCCATTCCGAGGTTGCCGAGCCGGTTGGAGACAATCGAGTCGATGCCCTCGAACGCGCCGCCGCAAATGAAAAGGATATTGCGGGTGTTGATGGAGAGGAGCCGCTGCTCGGGATGCTTGCGTCCGCCCTCGGGAGGGATCGAGGCGATGGTGCCTTCAAGGATCTTCAGGAGCGCCTGCTGAACGCCTTCGCCCGAGACGTCGCGGGTAATCGAGGTCGAAGCCTCCTTGCGCGCGATCTTGTCGAGTTCGTCGAGATAGACGATGCCTATCTCGGCTTGGGAGATGTCTCCGTCAGCGGCATGATATAGGCGCACGAGGACGTTTTCGACGTCTTCGCCGACGTAACCGGCTTCGGTCAAAGTGGTGGCGTCGGCGATGGCGAAGGGGACTTCGAGGAACCGCGCGAGGGTTTGGGCGATCAGCGTTTTGCCGGTGCCGGTCGGGCCGATCAGCAGGATATTGGACTTGTCGATTTCGACGTCGGAGTCGATCGAGCCGGCCGAGATGCGCTTGTAGTGATTATAGACCGCGACGGCAATCTTTCGCTTGGCATCCTCCTGGCCTATGACGTAGTCCGAGAGGCGCTGGTAGATCTCGCGCGGTTTTGGGATGCCGCGCTTCAGCGACCGCTTCTGAGCGACGGCCAGTTTGACCACTTGCTGGGCATTGGCGACGCAGACGTCGCAGATCGCTGCGCCGGGACCTTTGACCAGCACTTTGGTCAATTCGATCTGCCGCCCGCAGAAGGAGCAGCGTTCGGGTGGAAGAGGAGTTGGTTCCAAGGATTTGGAAATTGGATTTTAGAGATTGGATATTGAACACTGAGTTGGGGTCCAGTAACCTAACTCGATAGCGGCCTTATCCGTGTCAATCGTGCGCTTATGACCACGAAGCAACCGCGGATCCGGTCACCTTGCGACGCGATAAATCTTTGCACCAAATTAGCCTTATCTGCGGGCGCCATACCCGCTAACCGTAATAAAATATAAATGGGTGCAGATAATTGTGGTATTCTCCAGTAGGGCAGGCATTCCGGCCTGCCCTTTGGACGGACAAGAATGTCCGTCCTACTGATGCTACTATTTGATGCCCCGATTAATAATACCATTCGAGGCGAGGCGATGTCGAAATATCTTATCGCCGAATCCCTTGTCCGCAGCAAGGATTATGGATTGCACCTTATCAGCCTTGTGTAGAACTTGATCATCTCTGATGCCGGGAGAATCGCTCGCGATGAACTCAACTCTATGACCGGAGTTCCTTAACGCCACGACGATCTGCAAGTCGGCGTTCTCGTCGGCAAGAAACTTCAAGCGGAAGCGATCTCAACTGGAATGACTGTCTCGCTTCCAAGCATTTCCGCCGCATAGGCAAGCGCTGCCTGAACTCCATTGCGGGTTAAAGTCGGATGGGCGGCAAGCAATTGTTCGATGCTCTCACCGGCAGCGAGATTTTCGAGGATGAACTCTACTGTAAGGCGTGTGCCTACAATGACCGGTTTTCCCAGCATCACATGAGGGTCAATGACTATTCGAGGCATATTCCTCCCGATACGATTTAGGCTTGCGTCCTTGTGACGGTGCGGAGACGCGCCTACTTCTTCTTCCCCTTTGCGGGTGCGTGTTCCTTTGTCTTGGCTCCGTTCTCGCCGCGGGAGGCAATCACCTTGTCGATCAGCCCGTAGGACTTCGCCTCATCGGCCGACATGATATAGTCACGATCGGTGTCTTTGGCGACCTTGGCGAGGGGCTGCCCGGTTGCTTCGGCGAGGATGCCGTTCAACTTGTCGCGCGTCTTCAGGATTTCGCGCGCGTGGATGTCGATGTCCGACGCCTGCCCCTGAATCCCGCCCATCGGCTGATGAATGATGATCCGGGAGTTGGGCAGCGCCGAGCGCTTTCCTTTCGCACCGGCCGCCAGGAGCAGCGCTGCCATCGAAGCGGCGTGCCCGACCGCGATCGTCGCCACGTCGCACTTGATGTAGCGCATTGTGTCATAGATAGCCATTCCCGACGAAACCAGCCCGCCCGGCGAGTTGATGTAAAGTGAAATGTCCTTGTCGGGGTCTTCGGCTTCGAGGAAGATCAACTGTGCGATCACCAGCGACGCCACGGTGTCGTCGATGCCGCCGGCAATGAAGACGATTCTCTCCTTAAGCAGCCGGCTGTAGATGTCGAAAGCGCGTTCGCCGCGACCGGTCTGCTCGATCACCATCGGAACGAGGTTCATAGATTGTTTCTTATGTAGATAGGTTGACTTGCGAAAGGGCGATCTGGAAGAGGGCTTTCCGCCCAAATCTAACTGTATAAGATACGCCGACTAGGCAGGCGTTGCAAGCGCGGATCTGGTGCGAGCCGGCAGAGTTGGTGAGGTTGAGGTGGAGGGGGCAAGGAAGGGCCTGTTCGGCTGGAAGTTCGAGAATACCTTCATGGAACCTACCAGACCTATGTGACGCCCTCCGAAGAGGTTGGCGGCGGCATCGGGCTGGCGGAGAGGGTTCAAGCGTCGGCGTCGCCGGGAGTCTAATCGAGGTGGACGAATCGAGGGCTACCTGCAGAAAGCGATTGCCGCGGGGGCTTCGGTGGCCGTGCCAAAGACGGAGATTCCGGGGCATGGCTGGTTTGCGCATCTTCTTGCGCCGGACGTGAACACCGTGGGGCTGTTTCAGAGCGGGCATCAGCAGCAGATCTGAGTCCCCGACTGTAAGGGGATTCGGAAACCGATGTCGGTTCAAGGGTGAGGGGTTCCAAGAGCATCGCGGGCGGGATGAATCCCGCCCTTTATATTCCTGCTCCGTATAAACCCATCTTGGAACCAGGGACTTCACAGCTCCAACAGCATTATCTCCGGCGCTACGATAACGAAGGACGGGCAACACTGGCTTGCTCTTAATACCCCCCTGCAGTCCCCCACAAAGCAAGGCGTTGTATCAGTTGGTTCTCGCACACTTACATCTTGTGCTACTCCCATCTCACATTAATCCTCATTCGAAAGGAACCACTCGACAAGGTATATGTTTGGAGGTAACCGCCAGCCGCAGCAAGTGCGCTCATACGGAAACTTATCCTCCCCATCACTTCGTAAGTCGATACATCCTCATCATAGAGCCTGAATGACCACTCATTCACAAGGCTGGCGAATCGGTAGGGAGTCGGCAAATTCCACTGAAGTGGTAGATCACTGGGACGAATGTCCTGCACAGCAGCAGTGCTAAGCAGTATGTTACCAGCGGCATCACAAAAGTCGATTTGAGGGTCAGGCGCTGATAGTGCATCCCAAGCCGTCCCATCCAGTCTTGTCCAAGGGATGTCATTTAGCAGGAACGCCTCGAGATAGCATGAGCCGGGCGTAATAGTTATCGACTTTGTGATGGTATCAGCGCGCGCAGTGGTCGCATTGGAGGCGATCAAACGGATGCTATACGTGCCACGGGTAGTGTATGTAATCGACGGATTTTCTTGAGTCGAAGTGCGACCGTCGCCGAATTCCCATTGGAATCTATCGGCATAGAGGGAGCGATTAGCGAAGGTGATTTGGGCGGGAGTAGCAGTAGCGCCGGACCATGTAAATTCGGCAATTGGATCCGGCTGAAGGATCGTAATCACTTTTGTGAGGCTCGCGGACTTGCCAGAAACGCTATCTGTCGCAGTCAATGTGACCTGAAAACTCCTTGCCGTCTCGAAAACGTGAGTTGGATTTCGCTCTGTGGAACTATTGCCGTCCCCGAAGTTCCAACTGTAGCGATTTGCATTCGACGATTGATTGGCAAAGGTGACTCGTGCAGGTGCGACGAGATCGCCGGACCAGGTGAAATTGGCAGTCGGATCGGGGGCAGGTGATGTGGGATTGCCGTCATCGCTCGAGCAACCGATGAAAAGCAACAGAACGAGGAACGGAAGTGCGAGTGAAAGAAAGCCAGATGGCGCAGAGGACTTCATTTCGTTTCCTTTTGCGATATCAGAGGAATAGGAAGGGGCTTCCAATTGAGCACCAACATATGGTCTGTAATCCGAGGAGTCAACTCTTGGGCGCGACATTAAGATATCTGGGGGGGCTTTATCCATCACTTATCAATACACATCTACGGCCACTCAAAGCCCCAACAGCATTCTCTCCGGGGCTTCTACGCACTCCACGATCCGCTTCAAGAACGTAACCGACTCCCGCCCGTCGATCAGGCGGTGGTCGTAGGAGAGCGCCAAATACATCATGTGCTGCACCTCGATCCGGTCTTCGCCGATAGCCACCGGCCGCTTCTTGATGCCATGCAAACCCAGTATGGCAGCTTGCGGCGGGTTAAGTATCGGCGTTGAGCGCATCGAGTCGAAGACATAGAAACCTCCATACGAGAAATGGT carries:
- the clpX gene encoding ATP-dependent Clp protease ATP-binding subunit ClpX; translation: MEPTPLPPERCSFCGRQIELTKVLVKGPGAAICDVCVANAQQVVKLAVAQKRSLKRGIPKPREIYQRLSDYVIGQEDAKRKIAVAVYNHYKRISAGSIDSDVEIDKSNILLIGPTGTGKTLIAQTLARFLEVPFAIADATTLTEAGYVGEDVENVLVRLYHAADGDISQAEIGIVYLDELDKIARKEASTSITRDVSGEGVQQALLKILEGTIASIPPEGGRKHPEQRLLSINTRNILFICGGAFEGIDSIVSNRLGNLGMGFEAEVRGRRRMGYYDLVKQTQPEDLLKFGLIPELIGRLPVVATLDRLSKEALHSILTEPKNALVKQYARLFEMEGVRLTFAPDALDALVDEAIRRDTGARALRSAVEMVMTGIMFDLPDLEGIGEVVITREAVEGKGEPRLVPVEGKRKRA
- a CDS encoding DUF433 domain-containing protein — encoded protein: MPRIVIDPHVMLGKPVIVGTRLTVEFILENLAAGESIEQLLAAHPTLTRNGVQAALAYAAEMLGSETVIPVEIASA
- the clpP gene encoding ATP-dependent Clp endopeptidase proteolytic subunit ClpP; the encoded protein is MNLVPMVIEQTGRGERAFDIYSRLLKERIVFIAGGIDDTVASLVIAQLIFLEAEDPDKDISLYINSPGGLVSSGMAIYDTMRYIKCDVATIAVGHAASMAALLLAAGAKGKRSALPNSRIIIHQPMGGIQGQASDIDIHAREILKTRDKLNGILAEATGQPLAKVAKDTDRDYIMSADEAKSYGLIDKVIASRGENGAKTKEHAPAKGKKK
- a CDS encoding PKD domain-containing protein, which produces MDKAPPDILMSRPRVDSSDYRPYVGAQLEAPSYSSDIAKGNEMKSSAPSGFLSLALPFLVLLLFIGCSSDDGNPTSPAPDPTANFTWSGDLVAPARVTFANQSSNANRYSWNFGDGNSSTERNPTHVFETARSFQVTLTATDSVSGKSASLTKVITILQPDPIAEFTWSGATATPAQITFANRSLYADRFQWEFGDGRTSTQENPSITYTTRGTYSIRLIASNATTARADTITKSITITPGSCYLEAFLLNDIPWTRLDGTAWDALSAPDPQIDFCDAAGNILLSTAAVQDIRPSDLPLQWNLPTPYRFASLVNEWSFRLYDEDVSTYEVMGRISFRMSALAAAGGYLQTYTLSSGSFRMRINVRWE